The nucleotide window CCGGGCTGCGGCGACATTATGCTAGCGGATCAGGAGGAAACCCCATGTGCGGAGCGTGCCCAGGCGGAACCGTCGTCTCCCGCCTAACCGCCTATGCGAACCTGAACGGCCTCACCACCGAGGTAACCGTCCTGCTGCAACAAGCCGCCGGCAAACGCATCATCCTGTCGAGGTTCGGAGGCCAATGGCTGCTGCGAAAACGCACCGGCCAGCAGATCATCGCCCGGAAACTTGAAGAAGTAGCCGAGCGCATTGTTGAGGCCGGGGACGTCGACTGGGAACAACTCCAAGCCGCAGAGATAAGCACAAAGCCCGCCACCACAGAGCCCCTGCTCGCCTCTCCCTATGATGCCGAACTAAAACAGATTCTGGAGACACCCGCCAAGCGGGCGGCGAAGACATTGGATGCCCGGCAGTTCGCGGTCGCGCTGCTTGTCCACGTACACAACGCGAGGACGGCCTAACTGCTTACGTACCGGAACCCATGACATCGGCAGGACAACCACGCCCGCCGGGAACGCGAGCACTTCACAGACGCCTCGTCCCGCTCTTCGAATCGTGCGACGGACGTTAGGACCAAATAGTTTTTCCCGATGCCTCCTGCTGCGCGAACGCCTACTGTTCGGTGTTCCATGGCTACAGTGTGGCCGTACACGCCATCACCTGGCAGACCTGTTTGGCCATGTCGGTTTCACCGGAGCTGCATCCACTGGTCGGCTACCTGGGAAATGTGGCCAACTCGCGGTCATAGTCATCCCATCAAAGGTTCCGATCTGTGGTTTCCAAGAAAATAGATGTAAGACATGTTGATGAGACCGACAAAATCTTCGATTTCAAGATGAGCCCGTCAGCTGGCTAGTGGTCCGCCGCATCCTGATAAACGATCCTTTTCTGCGACATCCGCATTACGAATGGGAAGGCTGGTTACTCGCCACAAGGCACCCTTTATGATCCGCGAACGGGCGGCCAAGCAACAGGCTTTACATTTGCCGGTTTGGTCACAGTTGCTCCTTCTTTGTCCCAAGCGAATTTGGGTGCTGGCTCCCACTGGCTGGGGGCCTCGAAGGAAATCTCACCCACCCCAAACTTCACCCAGTCGAACGAGGTGATTTCGCTGCTGAAGGTTGCACCCTTGAACAGAACGGTTTCGCCGCTGAAGGTCGCCCCCTTGAACGAGGTGGCTTGGCCACTGAAAGTCGCCCCGGTGAATATCGTGTTCTTTCCGCTGAAGGTTGCTGTGGTGAACCGGGTGTCTATGCTGCTGAAGGTCGATTTGTCGAACAGGGTGGTTTCGCTGCTGAAGGTCGCTCTAGTGAAATAGGCGTTCTTGCCGCTGAAGGTTGCATCGGTGAACCGGGTCGTTTCATTGCTGAAGATAGTCCCTCCGAACCGGGTGTCGCCGCTGAAGGTTGCCCCTCTGAACGAAGCCTCTTCACCGAGAAAGGTAGCTTTTCTGAAGTGGGTTGACTCTCCGCTGAAAGTTACCGTGTGGAACCGAGTGGTTTCGCCGCTGAAGACTACCCCGCTGAATCGAGTGTCTCTACTGCTGAAGTTCGCGTTGTTGAACTTGGTGATTTTTCCGCTGAAGGTAGCGTCGGTGAACGAGGTGGTTTCGCTGCTGAAGGTCGCCCCAGTGAATATCGTGTTTTTTCCGCTGAAAGTTGATTTCTCGAACGAGATAGTTTCGCCGCTGAAGGTCGCCCGGCCGAACCCAGTGGTTTCGCTGCTGAAGGTCGCCCCGGTGAATATCGTGTTCTCTCCGCTGAAGGTTGCCCCGGTGAATAGCGTGTTCTTTCCGCTGAAAGTTGCTTTGTCGAACGAGGTGGTTTCCCCCCTGAAGGACGTCCCCTTGAAGGAGGTGGTTTCGCCGTTGAAGATCGCTCGTCTAAAGCCAGCATTTTCTAAATATGCCCCGCTGAAGTCGAATTCGTGGCTCGACCAAGATGACCTGGCTTCCGGTTGTAGATGTGACGTGATCACTCGGACGATGGTTTGACGGACCTCGCGATCGTTTTGCCGGTATTCGAACGTGGTTTCTTCCTCCGGACCGGTCGAGTCGTGACCGAAACGTTGTCTATAAACCCGCTGCGTCTGGTGGTTGTTTGCACTTTCGGGGAAATGTGGAAGCCGGAGATAGCCGCACAAGACGTCGATGCACTGTTGACGCTGTTCCCTATCGGTTGTTCTGTCAGCTGCTCCGGCCATGGCATACACACCCGCGATTCTGACTGCCACGTCGGTATCTCCCAACTGGGCGGCAGCAGCACCGAAGCGCTCGATGAATCGTCCGTCTTCAAGATCCCTCTGGCGTCGGTAGGCGACCACGAGTGCGACCAGTCCGCCAAAGCCAGCAGCCACGGTCAACGCCAAACGAATGAGGTCAAAGGAGCTTGGTTGCTTCTGATTGACCGAAACGTACTGTGTCAGCACGAAGAGTGCCAAAGCAGCGATTCCTAGGATGAGTACCGCGCCTGCGACAACCGCTGCCCACAGCGGCAATTTACTTAGCCATGTTCTGGCTGCTCCATTTCCCATCGCTACATCTTGGCAGTAAAACCCTTTAATCACGGACGTATCGAAATGGACCGTTTTTGACAGGACGGACAGGCGCCTGCCCTTGCCGGGCTACTCCGTTCGTGTCACCGGCCCGGCAGGCGGACAGGGCCACACGTCAACCCGAGCAATTCCTAGACACGGGCCGAAGCAGCCCGACTTATAAGTCCCCAACTCTCAGGCGCATCCGGTGAAAGTCGTTCCGCGCTTCTGCTCCGCATTTCGTTCGACGGCTAAGAATGAACATGCTAACGTCGCTCCACACGCCAAAAGGAGCAAAAAGATGAGGCACGAACCGACCAGCGGCTATGAAGACCAGAGCCTAAAATATCGAGTCACATGGAGGTCCGTGGAGGAGAGCGGGACGACCTATGAAGAGGT belongs to Arthrobacter crystallopoietes and includes:
- a CDS encoding pentapeptide repeat-containing protein, which codes for MGNGAARTWLSKLPLWAAVVAGAVLILGIAALALFVLTQYVSVNQKQPSSFDLIRLALTVAAGFGGLVALVVAYRRQRDLEDGRFIERFGAAAAQLGDTDVAVRIAGVYAMAGAADRTTDREQRQQCIDVLCGYLRLPHFPESANNHQTQRVYRQRFGHDSTGPEEETTFEYRQNDREVRQTIVRVITSHLQPEARSSWSSHEFDFSGAYLENAGFRRAIFNGETTSFKGTSFRGETTSFDKATFSGKNTLFTGATFSGENTIFTGATFSSETTGFGRATFSGETISFEKSTFSGKNTIFTGATFSSETTSFTDATFSGKITKFNNANFSSRDTRFSGVVFSGETTRFHTVTFSGESTHFRKATFLGEEASFRGATFSGDTRFGGTIFSNETTRFTDATFSGKNAYFTRATFSSETTLFDKSTFSSIDTRFTTATFSGKNTIFTGATFSGQATSFKGATFSGETVLFKGATFSSEITSFDWVKFGVGEISFEAPSQWEPAPKFAWDKEGATVTKPANVKPVAWPPVRGS